A region from the uncultured Macellibacteroides sp. genome encodes:
- a CDS encoding NUDIX domain-containing protein — MHPLHQFNYCPKCGSGEFAENNEKSKRCHSCGFVYYFNPSAAVACFIRNEKGELLFVKRAKDPAKGTLDLPGGFVDLHETAEEAARREVKEETGLDIESCLYLFSIPNIYPYSGFDVHTEDLFFECNAHSFDDLAAADDASEIVILSLKDVNADLFGLQSIKKGVERYCAHY, encoded by the coding sequence ATGCATCCATTACATCAATTCAACTATTGCCCTAAATGCGGTTCCGGCGAATTTGCTGAAAATAACGAGAAGTCCAAGCGTTGTCATTCTTGCGGATTTGTTTATTATTTCAATCCTTCGGCTGCTGTGGCCTGCTTTATACGTAATGAGAAAGGAGAACTGCTGTTTGTAAAACGCGCCAAAGATCCGGCCAAGGGAACGTTGGATTTGCCCGGTGGATTTGTTGATTTGCATGAAACTGCCGAAGAAGCTGCGCGCAGGGAAGTGAAAGAGGAGACGGGGCTTGATATTGAATCTTGTTTGTACTTGTTTTCTATTCCTAACATTTATCCTTATTCCGGATTTGACGTCCATACAGAAGATTTGTTTTTTGAATGTAATGCGCATTCGTTTGACGACCTTGCAGCTGCAGATGATGCCTCTGAAATTGTTATCCTCTCATTGAAAGATGTTAATGCCGATTTGTTTGGTCTTCAATCGATTAAGAAAGGGGTTGAAAGGTATTGTGCCCATTATTAA